Proteins encoded by one window of Gopherus evgoodei ecotype Sinaloan lineage unplaced genomic scaffold, rGopEvg1_v1.p scaffold_32_arrow_ctg1, whole genome shotgun sequence:
- the LOC115640736 gene encoding zinc finger protein 345-like isoform X2: MYCPVCVVSIRTQNPWSPPSLGLSPAMQRALGSAGLEIGRGLTLELGVYQQGPQSAQILETPSEGVTILPRCLPLARGLGEHVPVLWNCTIPQPRFSSQNAPYDKCALNPPCTMIWSDFTTCTGFPIPKPELIARLERGEELWVPDLQACKEREILRGTRTGAERGSENEEGNSHEDVLGEVEPQGTFVERAEGNFSQCLEEGEAWGNWHRLERLMGNCLRKKVDESINCGGGNKDPTAQQTNPKEEKPYHCLQCGRGFGVRSQLLIHQTIHNSSDFNTHGRVDTGEKRYQCLECGKCFNWTSALITHQATHMGERPHKCLECGKSFSNSSNLTKHRRIHMGDRPYKCLECGNCFSQKTTLIMHQKTHTGEKPHKCLDCGKSFTQRSALSTHQTIHTGERPYKCLDCGKSFIQRSHLLRHLRIHTGNKPHKCLHCGKSFIQRTNLISHQTIHTGEKPYKCLDCGKSFKNSSYLTKHRTIHTGDSPYKCLLCGKSFVLSSDLIVHQRIHTGEKPYVCLDCGKSFKNNSYLTKHRRMHTGERPYKCLDCGKCFSQKSSLSTHQTIHTGERPNKCLDCGKSFTQRSALVIHQRIHTGERPHNCLDCGKSFTHRSALLRHQAIHTGERPHECMECGKRFIQRSTLIRHQAVHTGERPHGCLDCGKCFTNRSSLIRHQAIHTGERPHKCLDCGNSFIQRSNLIIHQRIHTGYKPHKCLACGKSFRKSSYLTKHLRTHKGVGDPRNSLIVEKDSIRAHTSVIHKTERP, translated from the exons ATGTATTGTCCTGTCTGTGTTGTTTCCATTCGCACGCAGAATCCCTGGTCACCTCCCTCCTTGGGACTATCTCCAGCgatgcagagggctctgggctccgcTGGTTTAGAAATAGGCAGGGGTTTAACATTAGAACTGGGTGTGTATCAGCAAGGACCCCAGAGCGCACAGATCCTGGAAACTCCTAGTGAGGGTGTCACAATTCTCCCCAGATGTCTGCCTCTCGCAAGGGGGCTCGGTGAACATGTTCCCGTCCTCTGGAATTGCACGATCCCCCAGCCCAGATTCAGCTCACAGAATGCCCCTTATGACAAATGCGCTCTCAATCCTCCATGCACCATGATCTGGTCTGATTTCACCACCTGCACAGGATTtcccattcccaaacctgagctgattgcccggctggaacgaggggaagagctgTGGGTCCCGGATCTCCAGGCCTGCaaggaaagagagatcctgagaggCACCCGCACAG gtgcTGAGCGAGGAAGTGAGAACGAGGAGGGGAATAGTCATGAGGATGTTCTTGGAGAAGTGGAACCACAGGGGACCTTTGTGGAAAGGGCTGAAGGGAATTTTTCCCAGTGCTTGGAAGAGGGAGAAGCCTGGGGAAATTGGCATAGGTTAGAAAGGCTGATGGGAAACTGCCTGAGGAAGAAAGTGGATGAATCTATTAACTGTGGGGGAGGAAACAAGGATCCCACAGCCCAGCAGACAAATCCCAAGGAAGAGAAACCGTACCACTGCCTCCAGTGTGGGAGAGGATTCGGTGTGAGATCACAGCTTCTTATACATCAAACAATCCATAACAGCTCAGACTTCAATACCCATGGGAGAGTCGACACGGGAGAGAAACGCTATcaatgccttgagtgtgggaaatgtTTTAATTGGACGTCAGCACTTATTACACATCAGGCAACCCACatgggagagagaccccataagtgcttggagtgtgggaaaagcttcagtaacAGCTCAAATCTTACTAAACATCGGAGAATCCACATGGGAGAcagaccctataaatgcctcgAGTGTGGGAACTGTTTCAGTCAGAAGACCACCCTCATTATGCATCAgaaaacccacacaggagagaaaccccataagtgcttggactgtgggaaaagcttcacacAGAGATCAGCCCTGAGTACACATCagacaatccacacaggagagagaccctataaatgccttgactgtgggaaaagtttcattcaGCGCTCACACCTTCTTCGACATCTGAGAATTCATACTGGGAATAAACCTCATAAATGCCTccactgtgggaaaagtttcattcaGAGAACAAACCTTATTTCCCATCagacaatccacacaggagagaagccctataaatgcttggactgtgggaaaagcttcaagaaCAGCTCCTATCTCACTAAACATCggacaatccacacaggagacagTCCCTATAAATGCCTCCTCTGTGGCAAAAGTTTTGTTCTCAGTTCCGACCTGATTGTGCATCAGAGGattcacacaggagagaaaccctacgtatgcttggactgtgggaaaagcttcaagaaCAATTCCTACCTTACTAAACATCGGAGAatgcacacaggagagagaccttataAATGCCTCGACTGTGGGAAGTGTTTCAGTCAGAAGTCATCCCTTAGTACCCATCAGacaatccacactggagagagacccaataagtgcttggactgtgggaaaagtttcacccAGCGGTCAGCCCTTGTTAtacaccagagaatccacacaggagagagaccccataactgtttggactgtgggaaaagtttcacgcACAGATCAGCCCTCCTTAGACATCAGGccatccacacaggagagagaccccatgaGTGCATGGAATGTGGGAAACGTTTCATTCAGAGATCAACCCTTATTAGACATCAGgcagtccacacaggagagagaccccatgggtgcttggactgtgggaagtgTTTCACCAACAGGTCATCCCTTATTAGGCATCAGGCCATCCACACAGgcgagagaccccataagtgcctGGACTGTGGGAACAGTTTCATTCAGAGATCGAACCTTATtatacatcagagaatccacacaggctATAAACCTCATAAATGTCTGgcctgtgggaaaagtttcaggaAGAGCTCATACCTTACTAAACATCTGAGAACTCACAAAGGCGTGGGAGACCCACGGAACAGCTTGATTGTGGAAAAGGATTCAATCCGAGCTCACACGTCAGTGATCCACAAAACAGAGAGACCTTGA
- the LOC115640736 gene encoding zinc finger protein OZF-like isoform X6 has product MGNCLRKKVDESINCGGGNKDPTAQQTNPKEEKPYHCLQCGRGFGVRSQLLIHQTIHNSSDFNTHGRVDTGEKRYQCLECGKCFNWTSALITHQATHMGERPHKCLECGKSFSNSSNLTKHRRIHMGDRPYKCLECGNCFSQKTTLIMHQKTHTGEKPHKCLDCGKSFTQRSALSTHQTIHTGERPYKCLDCGKSFIQRSHLLRHLRIHTGNKPHKCLHCGKSFIQRTNLISHQTIHTGEKPYKCLDCGKSFKNSSYLTKHRTIHTGDSPYKCLLCGKSFVLSSDLIVHQRIHTGEKPYVCLDCGKSFKNNSYLTKHRRMHTGERPYKCLDCGKCFSQKSSLSTHQTIHTGERPNKCLDCGKSFTQRSALVIHQRIHTGERPHNCLDCGKSFTHRSALLRHQAIHTGERPHECMECGKRFIQRSTLIRHQAVHTGERPHGCLDCGKCFTNRSSLIRHQAIHTGERPHKCLDCGNSFIQRSNLIIHQRIHTGYKPHKCLACGKSFRKSSYLTKHLRTHKGVGDPRNSLIVEKDSIRAHTSVIHKTERP; this is encoded by the coding sequence ATGGGAAACTGCCTGAGGAAGAAAGTGGATGAATCTATTAACTGTGGGGGAGGAAACAAGGATCCCACAGCCCAGCAGACAAATCCCAAGGAAGAGAAACCGTACCACTGCCTCCAGTGTGGGAGAGGATTCGGTGTGAGATCACAGCTTCTTATACATCAAACAATCCATAACAGCTCAGACTTCAATACCCATGGGAGAGTCGACACGGGAGAGAAACGCTATcaatgccttgagtgtgggaaatgtTTTAATTGGACGTCAGCACTTATTACACATCAGGCAACCCACatgggagagagaccccataagtgcttggagtgtgggaaaagcttcagtaacAGCTCAAATCTTACTAAACATCGGAGAATCCACATGGGAGAcagaccctataaatgcctcgAGTGTGGGAACTGTTTCAGTCAGAAGACCACCCTCATTATGCATCAgaaaacccacacaggagagaaaccccataagtgcttggactgtgggaaaagcttcacacAGAGATCAGCCCTGAGTACACATCagacaatccacacaggagagagaccctataaatgccttgactgtgggaaaagtttcattcaGCGCTCACACCTTCTTCGACATCTGAGAATTCATACTGGGAATAAACCTCATAAATGCCTccactgtgggaaaagtttcattcaGAGAACAAACCTTATTTCCCATCagacaatccacacaggagagaagccctataaatgcttggactgtgggaaaagcttcaagaaCAGCTCCTATCTCACTAAACATCggacaatccacacaggagacagTCCCTATAAATGCCTCCTCTGTGGCAAAAGTTTTGTTCTCAGTTCCGACCTGATTGTGCATCAGAGGattcacacaggagagaaaccctacgtatgcttggactgtgggaaaagcttcaagaaCAATTCCTACCTTACTAAACATCGGAGAatgcacacaggagagagaccttataAATGCCTCGACTGTGGGAAGTGTTTCAGTCAGAAGTCATCCCTTAGTACCCATCAGacaatccacactggagagagacccaataagtgcttggactgtgggaaaagtttcacccAGCGGTCAGCCCTTGTTAtacaccagagaatccacacaggagagagaccccataactgtttggactgtgggaaaagtttcacgcACAGATCAGCCCTCCTTAGACATCAGGccatccacacaggagagagaccccatgaGTGCATGGAATGTGGGAAACGTTTCATTCAGAGATCAACCCTTATTAGACATCAGgcagtccacacaggagagagaccccatgggtgcttggactgtgggaagtgTTTCACCAACAGGTCATCCCTTATTAGGCATCAGGCCATCCACACAGgcgagagaccccataagtgcctGGACTGTGGGAACAGTTTCATTCAGAGATCGAACCTTATtatacatcagagaatccacacaggctATAAACCTCATAAATGTCTGgcctgtgggaaaagtttcaggaAGAGCTCATACCTTACTAAACATCTGAGAACTCACAAAGGCGTGGGAGACCCACGGAACAGCTTGATTGTGGAAAAGGATTCAATCCGAGCTCACACGTCAGTGATCCACAAAACAGAGAGACCTTGA
- the LOC115640736 gene encoding zinc finger protein 345-like isoform X1, translating to MYCPVCVVSIRTQNPWSPPSLGLSPAMQRALGSAGLEIGRGLTLELGVYQQGPQSAQILETPSEGVTILPRCLPLARGLGEHVPVLWNCTIPQPRFSSQNAPYDKCALNPPCTMIWSDFTTCTGFPIPKPELIARLERGEELWVPDLQACKEREILRGTRTAGAERGSENEEGNSHEDVLGEVEPQGTFVERAEGNFSQCLEEGEAWGNWHRLERLMGNCLRKKVDESINCGGGNKDPTAQQTNPKEEKPYHCLQCGRGFGVRSQLLIHQTIHNSSDFNTHGRVDTGEKRYQCLECGKCFNWTSALITHQATHMGERPHKCLECGKSFSNSSNLTKHRRIHMGDRPYKCLECGNCFSQKTTLIMHQKTHTGEKPHKCLDCGKSFTQRSALSTHQTIHTGERPYKCLDCGKSFIQRSHLLRHLRIHTGNKPHKCLHCGKSFIQRTNLISHQTIHTGEKPYKCLDCGKSFKNSSYLTKHRTIHTGDSPYKCLLCGKSFVLSSDLIVHQRIHTGEKPYVCLDCGKSFKNNSYLTKHRRMHTGERPYKCLDCGKCFSQKSSLSTHQTIHTGERPNKCLDCGKSFTQRSALVIHQRIHTGERPHNCLDCGKSFTHRSALLRHQAIHTGERPHECMECGKRFIQRSTLIRHQAVHTGERPHGCLDCGKCFTNRSSLIRHQAIHTGERPHKCLDCGNSFIQRSNLIIHQRIHTGYKPHKCLACGKSFRKSSYLTKHLRTHKGVGDPRNSLIVEKDSIRAHTSVIHKTERP from the exons ATGTATTGTCCTGTCTGTGTTGTTTCCATTCGCACGCAGAATCCCTGGTCACCTCCCTCCTTGGGACTATCTCCAGCgatgcagagggctctgggctccgcTGGTTTAGAAATAGGCAGGGGTTTAACATTAGAACTGGGTGTGTATCAGCAAGGACCCCAGAGCGCACAGATCCTGGAAACTCCTAGTGAGGGTGTCACAATTCTCCCCAGATGTCTGCCTCTCGCAAGGGGGCTCGGTGAACATGTTCCCGTCCTCTGGAATTGCACGATCCCCCAGCCCAGATTCAGCTCACAGAATGCCCCTTATGACAAATGCGCTCTCAATCCTCCATGCACCATGATCTGGTCTGATTTCACCACCTGCACAGGATTtcccattcccaaacctgagctgattgcccggctggaacgaggggaagagctgTGGGTCCCGGATCTCCAGGCCTGCaaggaaagagagatcctgagaggCACCCGCACAG caggtgcTGAGCGAGGAAGTGAGAACGAGGAGGGGAATAGTCATGAGGATGTTCTTGGAGAAGTGGAACCACAGGGGACCTTTGTGGAAAGGGCTGAAGGGAATTTTTCCCAGTGCTTGGAAGAGGGAGAAGCCTGGGGAAATTGGCATAGGTTAGAAAGGCTGATGGGAAACTGCCTGAGGAAGAAAGTGGATGAATCTATTAACTGTGGGGGAGGAAACAAGGATCCCACAGCCCAGCAGACAAATCCCAAGGAAGAGAAACCGTACCACTGCCTCCAGTGTGGGAGAGGATTCGGTGTGAGATCACAGCTTCTTATACATCAAACAATCCATAACAGCTCAGACTTCAATACCCATGGGAGAGTCGACACGGGAGAGAAACGCTATcaatgccttgagtgtgggaaatgtTTTAATTGGACGTCAGCACTTATTACACATCAGGCAACCCACatgggagagagaccccataagtgcttggagtgtgggaaaagcttcagtaacAGCTCAAATCTTACTAAACATCGGAGAATCCACATGGGAGAcagaccctataaatgcctcgAGTGTGGGAACTGTTTCAGTCAGAAGACCACCCTCATTATGCATCAgaaaacccacacaggagagaaaccccataagtgcttggactgtgggaaaagcttcacacAGAGATCAGCCCTGAGTACACATCagacaatccacacaggagagagaccctataaatgccttgactgtgggaaaagtttcattcaGCGCTCACACCTTCTTCGACATCTGAGAATTCATACTGGGAATAAACCTCATAAATGCCTccactgtgggaaaagtttcattcaGAGAACAAACCTTATTTCCCATCagacaatccacacaggagagaagccctataaatgcttggactgtgggaaaagcttcaagaaCAGCTCCTATCTCACTAAACATCggacaatccacacaggagacagTCCCTATAAATGCCTCCTCTGTGGCAAAAGTTTTGTTCTCAGTTCCGACCTGATTGTGCATCAGAGGattcacacaggagagaaaccctacgtatgcttggactgtgggaaaagcttcaagaaCAATTCCTACCTTACTAAACATCGGAGAatgcacacaggagagagaccttataAATGCCTCGACTGTGGGAAGTGTTTCAGTCAGAAGTCATCCCTTAGTACCCATCAGacaatccacactggagagagacccaataagtgcttggactgtgggaaaagtttcacccAGCGGTCAGCCCTTGTTAtacaccagagaatccacacaggagagagaccccataactgtttggactgtgggaaaagtttcacgcACAGATCAGCCCTCCTTAGACATCAGGccatccacacaggagagagaccccatgaGTGCATGGAATGTGGGAAACGTTTCATTCAGAGATCAACCCTTATTAGACATCAGgcagtccacacaggagagagaccccatgggtgcttggactgtgggaagtgTTTCACCAACAGGTCATCCCTTATTAGGCATCAGGCCATCCACACAGgcgagagaccccataagtgcctGGACTGTGGGAACAGTTTCATTCAGAGATCGAACCTTATtatacatcagagaatccacacaggctATAAACCTCATAAATGTCTGgcctgtgggaaaagtttcaggaAGAGCTCATACCTTACTAAACATCTGAGAACTCACAAAGGCGTGGGAGACCCACGGAACAGCTTGATTGTGGAAAAGGATTCAATCCGAGCTCACACGTCAGTGATCCACAAAACAGAGAGACCTTGA
- the LOC115640736 gene encoding zinc finger protein 883-like isoform X5 has translation MRFWNASGFPIPKPELIARLERGEELWVPDLQACKEREILRGTRTAGAERGSENEEGNSHEDVLGEVEPQGTFVERAEGNFSQCLEEGEAWGNWHRLERLMGNCLRKKVDESINCGGGNKDPTAQQTNPKEEKPYHCLQCGRGFGVRSQLLIHQTIHNSSDFNTHGRVDTGEKRYQCLECGKCFNWTSALITHQATHMGERPHKCLECGKSFSNSSNLTKHRRIHMGDRPYKCLECGNCFSQKTTLIMHQKTHTGEKPHKCLDCGKSFTQRSALSTHQTIHTGERPYKCLDCGKSFIQRSHLLRHLRIHTGNKPHKCLHCGKSFIQRTNLISHQTIHTGEKPYKCLDCGKSFKNSSYLTKHRTIHTGDSPYKCLLCGKSFVLSSDLIVHQRIHTGEKPYVCLDCGKSFKNNSYLTKHRRMHTGERPYKCLDCGKCFSQKSSLSTHQTIHTGERPNKCLDCGKSFTQRSALVIHQRIHTGERPHNCLDCGKSFTHRSALLRHQAIHTGERPHECMECGKRFIQRSTLIRHQAVHTGERPHGCLDCGKCFTNRSSLIRHQAIHTGERPHKCLDCGNSFIQRSNLIIHQRIHTGYKPHKCLACGKSFRKSSYLTKHLRTHKGVGDPRNSLIVEKDSIRAHTSVIHKTERP, from the exons ATGCGGTTTTGGAATGcgtcag GATTtcccattcccaaacctgagctgattgcccggctggaacgaggggaagagctgTGGGTCCCGGATCTCCAGGCCTGCaaggaaagagagatcctgagaggCACCCGCACAG caggtgcTGAGCGAGGAAGTGAGAACGAGGAGGGGAATAGTCATGAGGATGTTCTTGGAGAAGTGGAACCACAGGGGACCTTTGTGGAAAGGGCTGAAGGGAATTTTTCCCAGTGCTTGGAAGAGGGAGAAGCCTGGGGAAATTGGCATAGGTTAGAAAGGCTGATGGGAAACTGCCTGAGGAAGAAAGTGGATGAATCTATTAACTGTGGGGGAGGAAACAAGGATCCCACAGCCCAGCAGACAAATCCCAAGGAAGAGAAACCGTACCACTGCCTCCAGTGTGGGAGAGGATTCGGTGTGAGATCACAGCTTCTTATACATCAAACAATCCATAACAGCTCAGACTTCAATACCCATGGGAGAGTCGACACGGGAGAGAAACGCTATcaatgccttgagtgtgggaaatgtTTTAATTGGACGTCAGCACTTATTACACATCAGGCAACCCACatgggagagagaccccataagtgcttggagtgtgggaaaagcttcagtaacAGCTCAAATCTTACTAAACATCGGAGAATCCACATGGGAGAcagaccctataaatgcctcgAGTGTGGGAACTGTTTCAGTCAGAAGACCACCCTCATTATGCATCAgaaaacccacacaggagagaaaccccataagtgcttggactgtgggaaaagcttcacacAGAGATCAGCCCTGAGTACACATCagacaatccacacaggagagagaccctataaatgccttgactgtgggaaaagtttcattcaGCGCTCACACCTTCTTCGACATCTGAGAATTCATACTGGGAATAAACCTCATAAATGCCTccactgtgggaaaagtttcattcaGAGAACAAACCTTATTTCCCATCagacaatccacacaggagagaagccctataaatgcttggactgtgggaaaagcttcaagaaCAGCTCCTATCTCACTAAACATCggacaatccacacaggagacagTCCCTATAAATGCCTCCTCTGTGGCAAAAGTTTTGTTCTCAGTTCCGACCTGATTGTGCATCAGAGGattcacacaggagagaaaccctacgtatgcttggactgtgggaaaagcttcaagaaCAATTCCTACCTTACTAAACATCGGAGAatgcacacaggagagagaccttataAATGCCTCGACTGTGGGAAGTGTTTCAGTCAGAAGTCATCCCTTAGTACCCATCAGacaatccacactggagagagacccaataagtgcttggactgtgggaaaagtttcacccAGCGGTCAGCCCTTGTTAtacaccagagaatccacacaggagagagaccccataactgtttggactgtgggaaaagtttcacgcACAGATCAGCCCTCCTTAGACATCAGGccatccacacaggagagagaccccatgaGTGCATGGAATGTGGGAAACGTTTCATTCAGAGATCAACCCTTATTAGACATCAGgcagtccacacaggagagagaccccatgggtgcttggactgtgggaagtgTTTCACCAACAGGTCATCCCTTATTAGGCATCAGGCCATCCACACAGgcgagagaccccataagtgcctGGACTGTGGGAACAGTTTCATTCAGAGATCGAACCTTATtatacatcagagaatccacacaggctATAAACCTCATAAATGTCTGgcctgtgggaaaagtttcaggaAGAGCTCATACCTTACTAAACATCTGAGAACTCACAAAGGCGTGGGAGACCCACGGAACAGCTTGATTGTGGAAAAGGATTCAATCCGAGCTCACACGTCAGTGATCCACAAAACAGAGAGACCTTGA
- the LOC115640795 gene encoding tripartite motif-containing protein 10-like, giving the protein MASAAPVQGIQEETMCPICLEYLMDPVTMDCGHNFCQGCIINYCDKWEEYGPLECPVCRDRIRKGSLRPNWQLGNIVRKIRQLELNPSKENLCETHQEKLNLFCEEDREAVCVACWRSPQHRSHKVLLMEEAAQKYKDQIQLHLQSMMKERDEIPAVKLNEEKRLLELLEKMEAERQKIVSVFKQLRQFLEDQEQLLLAQLEKLDKEIRKNQDENATKVSKEIPRLSELIGEMEGMCRQPASKFLQDIRSTLSRCEKGKFQQPVEMSSELEKRLGELSQNNSVLTETLKKFKDTLPSELEKKRRESLGLHRRVNMTLDPDTAHPELIVSEDGKSARWGFTEEDLPNNPERFDILPCVLGCDRFTSGRHCWEVEVGGGRFWAVGVARESVRRKGWISRNPEGGIWAVEQCGDQYQALTSPESCLPLNQATSRMRVSLDCERGQVTFFDAENQGLVFTFPPASFTGEKIRPWLQVGRSQLRLCP; this is encoded by the exons ATGGCCTCAGCGGCTCCTGTACAGGGAATCCAAGAGGAAACCATGTGTCCCATCTGCCTGGAGTATCTAATGGACCCCGTGACCATGGACTGTGGGCACAACTTCTGCCAGGGCTGCATCATTAACTACTGTGACAAATGGGAAGAATATGGCCCCTTGGAGTGTCCCGTCTGCAGAGACCGGATCCGGAAAGGGAGCCTCCGGCCCAACTGGCAGCTGGGAAATATAGTAAGGAAAATTAGACAACTGGAATTAAATCCTAGCAAAGAGAATCTGTGTGAGACACACCAGGAGAAACTCAACCTATTCTGCGAGGAGGACAGGGAAGCCGTGTGTGTGGCTTGTTGGAGATCTCCCCAGCACAGATCTCACAAAGTGCTGCTCATGGAGGAGGCTGCTCAGAAATACAAG GATCAAATTCAGCTCCATTTGCAGAGCATGATGAAAGAGAGAGATGAGATCCCGGCCGTTAAACTGAATGAGGAAAAGAGACTCCTGGAACTGCTG GAGAAAATGGAAGCCGAGAGGCAGAAGATTGTATCTGTATTCAAGCAGCTGCGCCAGTTTCTGGAGGACCAAGAGCAACTCCTGCTGGCCCAGTTGGAAAAGTTGGACAAAGAGATTAGGAAGAACCAGGATGAAAACGCCACCAAAGTGTCCAAGGAGATACCCCGTCTCAGCGAGCTGATCGGCGAGATGGAGGGGATGTGCCGGCAGCCGGCCAGCAAATTCCTGCAG GACATCAGAAGCACCTTAAGCAG GTGTGAGAAGGGGAAGTTCCAGCAGCCAGTGGAGATGTCTTCAGAGCTGGAAAAGAGACTTGGAGAGTTGTCTCAGAATAATAGTGTCCTCACGGAGACTCTGAAGAAGTTCAAAG ACACTCTGCCGTCTGAACTGGAGAAAAAAAGAAGGGAATCCCTAGGATTGCACAGACGGG tgaacatgactctggatccagacacggCTCATCCCGAACTCATCGTGTCAGAGGATGGGAAAAGTGCAAGATGGGGATTCACAGAAGAGGATCTACCCAACAATCCAGAGCGATTTGACATTTTGCCCTGTGTGCTTGGCTGTGACAGATTCACCTCAGGGAGACATTGCTGGGAGGTGGAAGTAGGGGGTGGGCGATTCTGGGCTGTGGGAGTGGCCAGAGAGTCTgtgaggaggaagggatggatcAGCCGTAACCCTgagggggggatctgggctgtggAGCAGTGTGGAGATCAATACCAGGCTCTCACCTCCCCTGAGAGCTGCCTGCCCCTGAACCAGGCCACCAGCAGGATGCGGGTTTCTCTGGACTGTGAACGGGGGCAGGTGACATTttttgatgctgagaaccagggcctggTTTTCACTTTCCCGCCTGCCTCTTTCACTGGGGAGAAAATCCGACCTTGGCTCCAGGTGGGGAGATCCCAGCTCAGACTGTGTCCCTAA